Genomic DNA from Quadrisphaera sp. DSM 44207:
GTGCAGGGCAGCGCCGTTGGCGCGGCCGAGGAGCCCGACGACCTCCCGCTCGTCGGCGGCCGCCAGGTCGCCGACCGTGCGGACGCCGAGCCCGGCCAGCCGGGCCCCGGTCACCGCTCCCACGCCCGGCAGCCGCCGCACGGGCAGCGGGGCGAGCAGCGCGGCCTCCGCGCCGGGCTCGACCACGGTCAGGCCGTCGGGCTTGCGCAGGTCCGACCCGATCTTGGCGACGAGCTTGGAGGTGCCCACGCCGACCGACGCGGTCAGGCCCGTCGCGGCGCGCAACTGGGCGCGGAAGCGCTCGGCCAGCGCCGTGGCCGCCGCGGCGTCGAGGTCGGGGTGCGCGGGGGTCAGGTCGACGTAGGCCTCGTCGAGGGAGAGCGGCTCGACCACCGGTGACAGCTCGTGCAGCAGCGCCATCACCGCACCGGAGGCGGTGCGGTAGGCGGCGAAGCGGGGGGCGAGGTAGGCGGCGTTCGGGCAGCGGCGCCGCGCCTCCCCCGTCGCCATCGCGGAGCCCACGCCGAACGCCCGCGCCTCGTACGAGGCGGTGGCGACCACGCCGCGCACGCCCGTGCCGCCCACGACGACCGGCTTGCCGCGCAGCGAGGGCTTGTCGCGCTGCTCGACCGCCGCGTAGAACGCGTCGAGGTCGAGGTGCAGGACGGTGCGCGGCACCGCAGCACGGTAGGCGCCCTCAGGCCAGAGCGGGGGCCGGGCAGGGCAGGGCCCGCAGCGCGGCCAGCTCGGCGAGGTAGCGCGGCGACATGGGCACCGCCTCGCCGCGCAGGCGCCACTCGAGCAGGGCGCCCGGGTCGAAGCGGCGGGAGCAGCGGGCGCAGGACGCCGGCCGCGCCGGGCGGCGGTGGCGGCCGGTGGTGTGCCCGCGCGGGCACGTGCCGAGCCATGCGGTGGCGGGGCGCGGGGCGGTGGCCGGCAGGCGCGCGACGCCGCTGCAGCCGATGGCCAGCGCCCTCGCGCGCCAGACGGCGTCGTGCCCGTGGTGGGCGCCGACGAGGGCGTGGGCGATCTCGTGCAGCACGGTGTCGGTGACCTCGGCCTCGCTGTGCAGCGCGGTCAGCACGCGGCTGAGGCCGATCTCGCGCCGCGCCGGCCGGCACACCCCCGCGCGGGTGCGCGCCCGGTCGAGCACCAGCCGCCACCCGTGCAGCCCGTGCTCGGCCATCAGCCCGCGCGCCAGCTGCTGCGCCGCCCCGATCTCCACCCCAGCGCCTCCCGCTCACCCCGACCGCGGCGGCTCCTCGACCACCGCTGGGACGGGACGCTAGGGGTGGGCACCGACAGCGCGGCGCTCAGCGCGGGGCCGTGGTGGCGAGGTCGACGAGGTCGCGCAGCACCGCGGCCGCGGTCGGGGTGGCGTCGTGGTGCAGCCCCGTGGCCGCGATGCGGCCCGCGACGTCGGTGTGCAGGACGACGCCGGTCTCCTGCGCGTCCATGCGGGCCAGCGGGTGGTGCTCGGGCAGCGCCGTGGGGCGCACGGACAGCCGCCAGCCGTCCGCCGGGCCGTCCGCCGGGCCGTCCGCCGCGCCGTCCGCCGGGCCGGCGACGCGCTCGGCGAGGCCGAGCAGGACGACGACCTCGCCGCGCCGGCGCGTCGCCTGCAGCTGCGCCGGGTCCACGCCGCGGATGCCGGTGACGTCGACGTCGCCGAGCGCGGCGCGGTGGCCGAGCGCCGCGGCGGCGAGCGTGACGAGCTTGACCGCGGTGTCCCACCCGTCCACGTCCAGGGAGGGGTCGGCCTCGGCGACGCCGTGCCGCTGGGCCCGGGCCACCGCCTCCTCGACCGCGGCGCCCTCCTCCACCGCGCGCAGCACCAGCTGGCAGGTGCTGTTCAGCACCGCCTCCACCCGCAGCGCCGAGGCGGAGACCAGCACGCGCCGGGCGAGGTCGACCGTCGGCAGGGACGCCCCGACGCACGCGCTGAAGCGCACGGGCGCGCCGTCCGCGCCGTCGCCGCCCACCAGCTCCTCCCAGGCGAGGACGAGCGGGGCCTTGTTCGCCAGGACGACGCCCAGCCCGCGCCGGCGCGCCTCGAGCGCCGCGGCCAGGCCCGCGCCGCCGTGGACGAGGTCGCCCGGACCGGCCTCCACGAGCAGGTCGACGTCCTCCCCGAGCCCGGCGAGCACCTCGGCGACGCCGGCGCCGGGACGACCGGCGCCGGGCAGCCGCGCGGCGGAGGACCCGCGGCCCTTGAGGTCGAGCAGCGCGGCCGGCGGCAGGCCCCCTGCCGCCACGGCCGCCCCGCCGGAGTCCACCGCGCCGACCACGGTCAGCACCAAGCGGTGCCGCTCGCGCAGGTCACCGGCGCGCTGGTCGAGCAGGCGCAGCAGCCCTGCGCCCACCGAGCCCAGGCCGGAGACGACCACCCGCCGGTGCACCAGCGGCTCCGGCGACTGCGGGCGCGGCACGTACACCCGCGCGGTGCGACCGGAGACCAGCGGGACGGCGGCGCGGACGCAGGCACCGGACTCGTACTCGTCGGCGGCCGCCAGCTGGCCGGCGTCCAGCGCGAGCACCGTGCCCGCCACCCGTGCCGCGGGGTCGGGCGAGGCCAGGAGCACCGCGTGGGTGTCGCTGCCGGACAGGGCCACCGCTCGCGGGTCGAGGATGCGGAGCCGCCCCGCCGCATGGCCGGCCACCGCGTCGGGCTCGCCGGGCACCCGGGTGCCGAAGACGGCCTCCTGCACCGCCGGCGACTGCAGGGTGCCGTAGGAGAAGACGAGCTCGGTGGCCGCGCCGCGAGCACCGGGCGAGGAGTCGGGCGAGGAGTCGGGCGAGGAGTCGGGGGACACGCCAGCACGGTGACGGCCCCGGTGCGTGCAGGTCCATCGAGGATGTGCGGATGGAACCGTCCAGCCCCGGCTTCACGGTCGACGTGCGCCGGCTGCGGGTGCTGCGCGAGCTGGCCGACCGCGGCACGGTCGTCGCCACGGCCGCCGCCCTGCACCTGACCCCGTCGGCGGTCTCCCAGCAGATCGCCGTCCTGGCCCGCGAGGCCGGCGTCCCGCTGCTGGCCAGGGCCGGGCGCGGGGTGGTCCTCACCGACGCCGCGCGGATCCTGCTCGCCCACGCCGACGCGATCCACGCCCAGCTCGAGCGCGCCCGCCACGACCTGCTCGCGCACGCCGACGGCGGGGTCGGGCGGCTCGGCGTCGGCGCCTTCGCCACCGCCATCAGCGGTCTGCTGTGCCCGGTCCTGGCCGACTGGCGCCGCGAGCGCCCCGGCGTCGACGTGCGCGTCCACGAGGTCGAGGGCGAGGACGCCCTCACCGCGCTGCACCACGGCGAGGTCGACGCCGCGGTGGTGATGGAGTGGCGGCGGGCGCCGGCGCGCGGCGACGCCCGCTACGCGCGCCGTCCCCTGCTGCGCGACCCCCTGGACCTGCTCCTGCCCGCCGACCACCCCCTCGCCACCGCCGCGGCCGACGAGCCCGTGGCGCTGTCGGACCTCGCCGAGGAGGTCTGGGTCACCGGCCTGAGCGGTCCGTGCCAGGACGTCGTGCTCGACGCCTGCACCGCCGCCGGCTTCACCCCGCTCACGCACCACCGCAGCGGGGACTGGACCGCCGTGGGCGCGCTGGTCGCCGCCGGCCGCGGCCTGGCGCTGGTGCCCCGCCTGGCCGTGACCGCTGCCCCGCCCGGCACGGCGCTGCGCCGCCTGGCGCACCCGCGCCCGACCCGCCCGGTCTCGCTGGTCACCCGCGCCGGCTCCGAGGGCTCCCCCCTGCTCGCCGCGCTGGTGCAGGCCCTGGTCGAGCGCGCCCGGCGGGTGTCCTGACCGCGCGCCGGGCCGCGGGTCAGGTGAGCGGGACGGCGACGCGACCGGCGTGGCAGGGGTGCCTGGCCTCGTCGAGCATCGCGGCGGCCACGGTCGCCCGGGAGACGGTGCGCGGCAGCAGCCGGCGCGGGACGTCGTCCAGGGCCACGGTGGTGCGCGCGGGGCTGAGCGGTCCGTTGGTCAGGGGGCCGGCGTGGACCACGCTGGCTCCCAGTGGCAGCAGGAGCGCGTCGGCGCCGGCCTTGTCGGAGACCTCCCCGCCCAGGACGGTGCGCAGCAGCGCCCGGGTGAGGGGACCGGCGGGGCGGGCGGAGCCCCCGGTGCCGAAGGCGCTGAGCCACACCACGCGGGGCACCGGGCCGCTCGCGCGGGCAGCGGCCAGCGCCCTGGCCCCCGTGGTCAGGATGTCGTCGGGGCTGCCCTCGACCCGGCCCAGCGCCGAGACCACGGCGTCGGCGCCTGACAGGCCCGGGGTCAGCGACGGTGGGTCGGTGACGTCGGCGGCGACCGGGTGCAGCCGCGGGGAGGCGGGCAGGTCCAGCCGGTCCGGGTTGCGGGCCAGCGCGACCACGTCGTGGCCGCGGGCGAGGGCCTGGGTGACCAGGTGGCGACCGGTGGCTCCGGTGGCGGCGAGGACGGCGATGCGCACGAGGGCTCCGTGGAGTGGGGTGGCGGTGGCTCGGGCCGGTCAGGCGAGGGGGGACAGGACGTCGACGGCCTGGGAGTGCAGGGCGGGCGCGGTGGCGAGGAAGTCGCGGCTGCCCAGGCTCCACGCCTTCCCGTGCAGGTCGCTGATGGTGCCGCCGGCCTCGGTGACCAGCAGGGCGCCGGCGAGCAGGCCGGAGCGCACGGCGCTGTGCTGCCAGAACACGTCCGTGCGACCGGCGGCGACGTCGAGCAGCTGCAGCGTCGGCGGCACCGAGACCCGCGCCACCCCGCAGGCCGCCATCATCGCGGTCACGGAGCGGCCGATCAGCCGGAAGGTGCCCGCGCTCTCGCGCGGACTGGCCTGCCCGGTGCCGACCAGGGCCGCGGACAGCTCGGTCTTGCCCGAGGTGCGCAGGACCGCGCCGTCGAGGCGCGCGCCGCCTCCGGCGACGGCCGTGCAGACGGCTCGGGCCAGCGGCAGGTGGACCACGGCCAGCAGCGGCTGGCCGTCGCGCACCAGGGTGGCGGTCACGGCCCACTCGCCCAGCCCGTGCACGTGGTTGATCGCTCCCTCGACCGGGTCGACGACCCACCACTCACCCGCCGGCAGGGCGCCGTCGTCCAGCTCGTCCTCGACCCACCCCGCGCCGGGACGGGCCGCCTGCAGCCGCGGGCGCAGGACGGCGAGGGAGGCGGCGTCGCCGGCCCGGATGGCGGCGACGACCTCCTCGCGCGTCCTCGGGCGCACCGCGGCGGGAGAGCGCTCGAGCAGGCGCTCGCCGGCCGCCTCCGCGGCGGCGACGACCTCGGCGAGCAGCGCCTCGTCGACGTCGTGGTCGCCCGCGGCGGCCGAGCGGGCGGTGCGGGCGGTGCGGGCGGTGCGGGCGTCCGGGGAGGCGGCGCGGGCGTCGGTGGGGGGCACGGACCCAGCGTCGAGACCCGGGACGCATGATGTCCAGTGCACGTTCTGCACTCCTGGAGTGCACCGCGTGCACCTGGACCTGAACCTGCTGACGACCCTGGACGCGCTGCTCGAGGAGGGCAGCGTCAGCGGCGCGGCCGACCGGCTGCACCTGTCGCCACCGGCGATGAGCCGCGCGCTCGGCCGCCTGCGGCGCGCCACCGGCGACGAGGTCCTGGTGCGCACCGGTCGCACGATGACCCCCACCCCGTGGGCGGTGGCGGTGCGGGCGCAGGTGCACGCCCTGGTCCAGCAGGCGCACGCCGTGCTCTCCCCGGACCGCGACCTCGACCCGGCCTCCCTGGACCGCACCTTCGCGCTGCGCTGGCACGACGCGGTGACGGCGACCGTGGGCCCGGCGCTGCTCGCCCGGGTGCGCGAGCGGGCGCCGGGGGTGCGGCTGCGCTTCCTGCCCGAGACCAGCGACGATCCCGACGACCTGCGCCACGGCCGCGTCGACCTGGAGGTCCACGCCGGCTCCGCCGCCGGCGGCGTCCGGTACGAGACCGTCGCGCACGACCACCTCGTCGTCGTCCTGCGCGCCGGGCACCCCGCTGCGGCGAACGGCGAGCTGTCCCTCGAGCGCTACGCGGCGGCCGAGCACGTCACCGTCTCCCGGCGCGGTCGCCTGCGCGACGCCGTGGACGACGCGCTGGAGGCCCGAGGGCTGGCGCGGCGGGTCGTCGCCGCCGCTCCCACCGCCTCCGCGGCGCTGCACTTCGTCCGCTCCGGCGACCTGATCGCCGCGGTCCCCTCGACCGCCGCGTCCGCGCTGGCCGGCCAGGCCGACCTGCAGCGCCTGCCGCTGCCGCTGGACCTGCCGCCCGTGCCCCTCGGGATCGCCTGGCACCAGCGCTACGACGGCGACCCCGCCCACGCGTGGCTGCGCGACCTCGTGCGCACCGCGCTGCGCGCCGCGTCCTCCGGCCAGGGCCAGGAGCCGCCGGCGGCGGGCGGGTCGGGGCCCTCGGGCGCTGCGCCCGCGCGCCCGCGGTAGGCGCGGCGGCGCCGGGCTGTCGGGACGCGGGTGCAGGATGGCGCGCAGCGCGCGGGGAGCACCCGCGCGGCGCCGCGCGGGTGCGGCCGGGCCGTCGGGGAGGAGGCCGCCGTGAGCATGGAGATGGCGGCGTGGAGGTCGCTCTACGCCGGTCGCGGGCCGGAGGGCGAGCGGCCCCGCCTGTCGCGGGCGACGCTGCGGCGCATGGCCGCGTTCGCGCGCCCGCACCGGCGCAGCCTCGCGCTCTTCCTCGCGCTCAGCGTGGCGATGGCCGTCCTCGCCGTCGCGGGCCCGGTGCTGGCCGGCCGGGTCGTCGACGCGATCGTCGGCGGCGCGGCGCTGGGCGTGGTGGTGCGCCTGGCGGTCCTGATCGCCGTCCTCGCCGTGGCCGAGGCGGGGCTCGGGCTGCTGGTGCGCTGGCTGTCGTCGACGATCGGGGAGGGCCTGATCCTCGACCTGCGCACGGCGGTGTTCGACCACGTCCAGCGCATGCCGGTCGCGTTCTTCACGCGCACGCGCACCGGGGCGCTGGTCAGCCGGCTCAACAACGACGTGATCGGCGCGCAGCGGGCCTTCAGCGACACCCTCTCCGGCGTCGTCAGCAACCTCGTGGCCGTCGCCCTGACGCTCGTGGTGATGGTGGGGATCTCCTGGCAGGTCACCCTGCTGGCCCTGCTGCTGCTGCCGGTCTTCGTCCTGCCGGCCCGCCGCACGGGCGCGCGGCTGGCGCGCCTGGAGCGGGAGGCGGCGGACCACGACGCCGCGATGGGCGCGCAGATGACCGAGCGGTTCTCCGCGCCCGGCGCCACGCTCGTGAAGCTCTTCGGGCGCCCGGAGCGGGAGTCCGCCGAGTTCGCCGCCCGGGCCCGGCGCGTGCGCGACATCGGCGTGCGCACGGCGATGGTGCAGTGGGCGTTCTTCACCGCCCTGACGCTGGTCTCCTCCCTCGCCCTGGCGCTGGTGTACGGCCTCGGCGGGGCCTACGCGCTGCGCGGCACCCTCGAGGCCGGGGACGTCGTCACGCTCGCGCTGCTCATCACGCGCCTGTACGCCCCGCTGACGGAGCTCTCCAGCGCCCGGGTGGAGGTGATGAGCGCCCTCGTCAGCTTCGAGCGCGTCTTCGAGGTGCTCGACCTCGTCCCGCTGGTGCGCGAGGCGCCCGACGCCGTGCCGGCGCCCGACGGCCCGCTGTCCGTGGAGCTGGAGGACGTCCGGTTCGCCTACCCCTCCGCCGAGCAGGTGTCGCTGGCCTCCCTCGAGGACGTCGCGCAGCTGGACGCCCGCGGCGGCGGAGAGGTGCTGCACGGGGTCTCCTTCCGCGCCGAGCCCGGCCAGCTCGTCGCGCTGGTCGGCTCCTCCGGCGCCGGGAAGTCGACCATCGCCTCCCTGGTGCCGCGCCTGTACGACGTCACGGGCGGCGCGGTGCGCCTCGGCGGCGTCGACGTGCGGCACCTGACGGCAGCCTCCGTGCGCGAGGCCGTCGGGATGGTCACCCAGGACGGCCACCTGTTCCACGAGTCGATCCGCGCCAACCTGCTCTTCGCGCGCCCGGAGGCGGGCGAGGCGGAGCTGTGGGACGCGCTGGCCCGCGCGCGCCTGGCCGACCTCGTCGCGGACCTGCCGGACGGCCTCGACACCGTGGTCGGCGAGCGCGGGTACCGCTTCTCGGGCGGGGAGCGGCAGCGGCTGACGATCGCGCGGCTGCTGCTCGCCCGCCAGCGCGTGGTGATCCTCGACGAGGCCACCGCCCACCTCGACTCCACTTCGGAGGCGCAGGTGCAGGCCGCGCTCGACGAGGCGCTGGGCGGGCGCACGGCCCTCGTCATCGCCCACCGGCTGTCCACCGTGCGCGCGGCCGACCTCATCCTCGTCGTCGAGGACGGCCGGGTCGTCGAGCGGGGCACGCACGCCGCGCTGCTGGCCGCGGGCGGGCGGTACGAGCAGCTGCACCGCACCCAGTTCGCCCAGCGCGCCCCCGCGGACGCCGCGGCAGCGGGCGCCGCTGCGGGAGCGGTGCCGGCTCAGCCGGCGTCGGGCGAGGCGTCCACCGACCGGGCGCGGTGGGCGTAGGCGGCCGCGCGCACCGCCTCGTCGCTCTCCAGCCCGGCCCCGAGCGCGCCGCCCGCCGTCGCCAGCGAGCTGGTCAGCCAGGCCAGCTCCACCCAGTCCCCGGCGCCGACGTCGTGACCGATGGCATCGGCGAACAGCGCGGGCACCACGAGCAGCAGCGCGGCCAGCAGGGCGAGGACGAGCAGCGCGGCGTAGAAGCACAGCACCCCGACGACGACGGTGCCGGTGGTGGCGAGGTTGAACAGCGCGACCTGCTTGCGCGCGCGGGGGGAACGGGCGCGCTCCCACAGCCCGGCGCCGGCGATCAGGGTGACGGCGACGGCGACCACCGCCCCGAGCCCGACCGCCACGTGGCGCACGGCGCCGAACGCGTCGGCGAGCCGCCAGATGTCGGAGGTGACGAGCGCGAAGACGCCCGTGGCCACGGCCGCGGCCAGCGCCCGGGAGAGCCCGGCGGCCAGGCGCCAGGGCTGGTTGGCGCGCACCATGCCGACCAGCAGCCGCAGGTTGCCGGTGAGCACCCGCGCCGTGAAGCGCACGCCGTCCCCGCCGGCGCCGGCCTGGTCCTCGCCCAGCTCGCGCAGGCGCCGGCCCAACCCCGCCGAGCGCGGCGCGGCGGCCGCCTCCTCGTCGTCCCCCAGCAGCGTGCGCACCAGCCCCAGCACGGTCGAGCGCGCGCGCCGGTGCAGGCCCACCGCGCCGAGCGCCGGCACGCAGAGCACCGCGACGCCGTGCACCGGGCTGGCGTGGGCCACGACCGGGCGGCGCGCGACCTGCAGCGGCAGGTCGGTCAGGCAGACGGCGAGGTCCCACTCCTCCTCCAGCAGGCGCCGGCGCGCGGCCGCGACGAGCTCGCCGTCGTCGGCGGGCGGGACGACGAGGCCGTCCTCGACGGCCACCGCGCGCCACTCGACGTCCGGCAGCCGGCGCCCGAGCTCGCCGGGCAGCTCTTGCGCCAGGTGCCGCGCGAGCGCCGCCGGCGTGCCAGGAGCGCCGACGAGGCCGACGACGACGTCGCCGCGGGCGGCCTGCGCCGGAGCGCTCACCGCGGCCCCGCCCCGGGGGAGTCGTCCGCGGCGGCGGCCACCGGCGCCGCCTCGTCGACCGCCGGCGCAGCGCTGCCCTCGCGCGAGGCGGGGTCCGCGGGTGCGGCGGGGTCGCCCGGTGCGGCCGGGCGCCGCGTGGCCAGCCAGCAGCCGAGCAGCACGAGGGGGAAGCCGATCGCCATGCCCGGGGTGAAGCGCTCGTCGAGCAGGGCGATGCCGAGGGCCAGCGCGACGACCGGGTTGAGGAAAGTG
This window encodes:
- a CDS encoding LysR family transcriptional regulator → MHLDLNLLTTLDALLEEGSVSGAADRLHLSPPAMSRALGRLRRATGDEVLVRTGRTMTPTPWAVAVRAQVHALVQQAHAVLSPDRDLDPASLDRTFALRWHDAVTATVGPALLARVRERAPGVRLRFLPETSDDPDDLRHGRVDLEVHAGSAAGGVRYETVAHDHLVVVLRAGHPAAANGELSLERYAAAEHVTVSRRGRLRDAVDDALEARGLARRVVAAAPTASAALHFVRSGDLIAAVPSTAASALAGQADLQRLPLPLDLPPVPLGIAWHQRYDGDPAHAWLRDLVRTALRAASSGQGQEPPAAGGSGPSGAAPARPR
- a CDS encoding ABC transporter ATP-binding protein — translated: MSMEMAAWRSLYAGRGPEGERPRLSRATLRRMAAFARPHRRSLALFLALSVAMAVLAVAGPVLAGRVVDAIVGGAALGVVVRLAVLIAVLAVAEAGLGLLVRWLSSTIGEGLILDLRTAVFDHVQRMPVAFFTRTRTGALVSRLNNDVIGAQRAFSDTLSGVVSNLVAVALTLVVMVGISWQVTLLALLLLPVFVLPARRTGARLARLEREAADHDAAMGAQMTERFSAPGATLVKLFGRPERESAEFAARARRVRDIGVRTAMVQWAFFTALTLVSSLALALVYGLGGAYALRGTLEAGDVVTLALLITRLYAPLTELSSARVEVMSALVSFERVFEVLDLVPLVREAPDAVPAPDGPLSVELEDVRFAYPSAEQVSLASLEDVAQLDARGGGEVLHGVSFRAEPGQLVALVGSSGAGKSTIASLVPRLYDVTGGAVRLGGVDVRHLTAASVREAVGMVTQDGHLFHESIRANLLFARPEAGEAELWDALARARLADLVADLPDGLDTVVGERGYRFSGGERQRLTIARLLLARQRVVILDEATAHLDSTSEAQVQAALDEALGGRTALVIAHRLSTVRAADLILVVEDGRVVERGTHAALLAAGGRYEQLHRTQFAQRAPADAAAAGAAAGAVPAQPASGEASTDRARWA
- a CDS encoding gamma-glutamylcyclotransferase, which encodes MSPDSSPDSSPDSSPGARGAATELVFSYGTLQSPAVQEAVFGTRVPGEPDAVAGHAAGRLRILDPRAVALSGSDTHAVLLASPDPAARVAGTVLALDAGQLAAADEYESGACVRAAVPLVSGRTARVYVPRPQSPEPLVHRRVVVSGLGSVGAGLLRLLDQRAGDLRERHRLVLTVVGAVDSGGAAVAAGGLPPAALLDLKGRGSSAARLPGAGRPGAGVAEVLAGLGEDVDLLVEAGPGDLVHGGAGLAAALEARRRGLGVVLANKAPLVLAWEELVGGDGADGAPVRFSACVGASLPTVDLARRVLVSASALRVEAVLNSTCQLVLRAVEEGAAVEEAVARAQRHGVAEADPSLDVDGWDTAVKLVTLAAAALGHRAALGDVDVTGIRGVDPAQLQATRRRGEVVVLLGLAERVAGPADGAADGPADGPADGWRLSVRPTALPEHHPLARMDAQETGVVLHTDVAGRIAATGLHHDATPTAAAVLRDLVDLATTAPR
- a CDS encoding LysR substrate-binding domain-containing protein translates to MEPSSPGFTVDVRRLRVLRELADRGTVVATAAALHLTPSAVSQQIAVLAREAGVPLLARAGRGVVLTDAARILLAHADAIHAQLERARHDLLAHADGGVGRLGVGAFATAISGLLCPVLADWRRERPGVDVRVHEVEGEDALTALHHGEVDAAVVMEWRRAPARGDARYARRPLLRDPLDLLLPADHPLATAAADEPVALSDLAEEVWVTGLSGPCQDVVLDACTAAGFTPLTHHRSGDWTAVGALVAAGRGLALVPRLAVTAAPPGTALRRLAHPRPTRPVSLVTRAGSEGSPLLAALVQALVERARRVS
- a CDS encoding NAD(P)-dependent oxidoreductase produces the protein MRIAVLAATGATGRHLVTQALARGHDVVALARNPDRLDLPASPRLHPVAADVTDPPSLTPGLSGADAVVSALGRVEGSPDDILTTGARALAAARASGPVPRVVWLSAFGTGGSARPAGPLTRALLRTVLGGEVSDKAGADALLLPLGASVVHAGPLTNGPLSPARTTVALDDVPRRLLPRTVSRATVAAAMLDEARHPCHAGRVAVPLT
- a CDS encoding SprT-like domain-containing protein — its product is MEIGAAQQLARGLMAEHGLHGWRLVLDRARTRAGVCRPARREIGLSRVLTALHSEAEVTDTVLHEIAHALVGAHHGHDAVWRARALAIGCSGVARLPATAPRPATAWLGTCPRGHTTGRHRRPARPASCARCSRRFDPGALLEWRLRGEAVPMSPRYLAELAALRALPCPAPALA
- a CDS encoding inositol monophosphatase family protein — translated: MPPTDARAASPDARTARTARTARSAAAGDHDVDEALLAEVVAAAEAAGERLLERSPAAVRPRTREEVVAAIRAGDAASLAVLRPRLQAARPGAGWVEDELDDGALPAGEWWVVDPVEGAINHVHGLGEWAVTATLVRDGQPLLAVVHLPLARAVCTAVAGGGARLDGAVLRTSGKTELSAALVGTGQASPRESAGTFRLIGRSVTAMMAACGVARVSVPPTLQLLDVAAGRTDVFWQHSAVRSGLLAGALLVTEAGGTISDLHGKAWSLGSRDFLATAPALHSQAVDVLSPLA